Proteins from a genomic interval of Streptomyces sp. NBC_01445:
- a CDS encoding 8-oxoguanine deaminase yields the protein MAPSAAPSRIVIENAAIATVDANDTEYASGYVVVADNKIESIGAGQAPAGLENVVRRVDGTGHLVTPGLINTHHHFYQWITRGLATDHNLFNWLVALYPTWARIDEQMARVAAQGSLAMMARGGVTTAMDHHYVYPQGSGDLSGAIIGAASDMGVRFTLARGSMDRSEKDGGLPPDFAVETLEGALAATEETVRKHHDASFGAMTQVAVAPCSPFSVSTELMKQGAELARRLGVRLHTHGSETVEEEKFCHELFGMGPTDYFESTGWLGEDVWMAHCVHMNDSDIAAFARTGTGVAHCPSSNARLAAGIARVPDMLKAGVPVGLGVDGTASNESGELHTELRNALLINRLGAHREAALNARQALRLGTAGGARVLGRAAEIGSLEAGKLADLVLWKIDGIGHSSIADPVTAIVFGAAAPVTLSLVNGKPVVEDGRLLHADEDAIARDARQEAQRLARITAES from the coding sequence ATGGCACCTTCGGCAGCCCCTTCCCGCATCGTCATCGAGAACGCGGCCATCGCGACCGTCGACGCCAACGACACCGAGTACGCCTCGGGGTACGTGGTCGTCGCCGACAACAAGATCGAGTCCATCGGCGCAGGCCAGGCCCCCGCGGGCCTGGAGAACGTCGTACGCCGGGTCGACGGCACCGGTCACCTCGTCACGCCCGGCCTGATCAACACCCACCACCACTTCTACCAGTGGATCACCCGGGGCCTCGCCACGGACCACAACCTGTTCAACTGGCTGGTCGCGCTGTACCCGACGTGGGCGCGCATCGACGAGCAGATGGCCCGCGTCGCCGCGCAGGGCTCCCTCGCGATGATGGCCCGCGGCGGTGTCACCACCGCGATGGACCACCACTACGTGTACCCGCAGGGCTCCGGCGACCTGTCCGGCGCCATCATCGGCGCCGCCTCCGACATGGGTGTCCGCTTCACGCTCGCCCGCGGCTCCATGGACCGCAGCGAGAAGGACGGCGGCCTGCCGCCGGACTTCGCGGTCGAGACCCTCGAGGGCGCGCTCGCGGCCACCGAGGAGACCGTCAGGAAGCACCACGACGCCTCCTTCGGCGCCATGACCCAGGTGGCCGTCGCCCCCTGCTCGCCGTTCTCCGTGTCCACCGAACTCATGAAGCAGGGCGCCGAGCTGGCGCGCCGGCTCGGGGTGAGGCTGCACACTCACGGCAGCGAGACGGTCGAGGAGGAGAAGTTCTGCCACGAGCTCTTCGGCATGGGCCCGACCGACTACTTCGAGTCGACGGGCTGGCTCGGTGAGGACGTGTGGATGGCGCACTGCGTCCACATGAACGACTCGGACATCGCCGCCTTCGCCCGTACGGGCACGGGTGTCGCGCACTGCCCGTCGTCCAACGCCCGTCTGGCGGCCGGCATCGCCCGCGTCCCTGACATGCTCAAGGCCGGCGTCCCGGTCGGCCTCGGCGTCGACGGCACGGCGTCCAACGAGTCCGGCGAGCTGCACACCGAGCTGCGCAACGCCCTCCTCATCAACCGTCTCGGCGCCCACCGCGAGGCCGCCCTGAACGCCCGTCAGGCGCTCAGGCTGGGCACCGCCGGCGGTGCCCGGGTCCTGGGCCGCGCCGCCGAGATCGGCTCCCTGGAGGCGGGCAAGCTCGCCGACCTGGTCCTGTGGAAGATCGACGGCATCGGGCACTCCTCGATCGCCGACCCGGTCACCGCCATCGTCTTCGGCGCGGCGGCCCCGGTCACCCTCTCCCTCGTCAACGGAAAGCCGGTCGTCGAGGACGGACGCCTGCTGCACGCCGACGAGGACGCCATCGCCCGCGATGCGCGTCAGGAGGCCCAGCGTCTCGCGCGGATCACCGCCGAGTCCTGA
- a CDS encoding nucleobase:cation symporter-2 family protein, translating to MATPAKGPAEGPCSTPSENTTSHNVVHPVDEKLHPSRLVPAALQHIAAMYAGVVTPPLIIGQAVRLDTAGQTRLIAASLLIAGVATLLQTLGVKGLVGNRLPFVNAASSAGIAPMLAIAETNARGDQLPAIYGAVMVAGVFCLAIGPFFGRLLRFFPPLVTGVVITLIGVTLMPVPVAWAQGGDKTAADFGDMKYLGLAAFTLVVILVIQRFGRGFVKQVALLLGLLIGTLAAIPFGMADFGALRSAPVAALPTPFAFGTPEFQPAAILSLCLVMLVLMTESSAGMLAIGEICDRETSGRTITRGLRTDGLATLLGPVFGGFPTSAFAQNVGVVSLTKVRSRYVVAAAGGALLVLGAFPVLGAVVSTVPMPVLGGAGIVLFGSIAVSGIRTLSEAGLDDSSNIILVAVSLGAGIVPLAAPTFYAEFPAWAQTVLGSGISAGALVAVSLNLFFHHLGTRGRATAAAALKSS from the coding sequence ATGGCAACGCCTGCAAAAGGGCCGGCAGAAGGCCCGTGTTCCACCCCATCGGAGAACACCACAAGCCATAACGTGGTGCACCCGGTGGACGAAAAGCTCCACCCCTCGCGGCTCGTCCCCGCGGCACTCCAGCACATCGCCGCGATGTACGCGGGCGTGGTCACGCCCCCGCTCATCATCGGCCAGGCCGTCCGTCTCGACACGGCGGGCCAGACCCGGCTCATCGCCGCCAGCCTGCTCATCGCGGGCGTGGCCACCCTCCTGCAGACCCTCGGCGTCAAGGGACTCGTCGGCAACCGGCTGCCCTTCGTCAACGCCGCCTCCTCGGCCGGCATCGCGCCGATGCTCGCCATCGCCGAGACCAACGCCCGGGGCGACCAACTCCCCGCCATCTACGGTGCGGTGATGGTCGCCGGCGTCTTCTGTCTCGCGATCGGCCCGTTCTTCGGCAGGCTCCTGCGCTTCTTCCCACCGCTCGTCACGGGCGTCGTCATCACCCTCATCGGGGTGACCCTGATGCCCGTCCCGGTCGCCTGGGCGCAGGGCGGTGACAAGACCGCCGCCGACTTCGGCGACATGAAGTACCTGGGACTCGCCGCGTTCACGCTCGTCGTCATCCTGGTGATCCAGCGCTTCGGCCGCGGCTTCGTCAAGCAAGTCGCCCTGCTTCTGGGCCTGTTGATCGGCACGCTGGCCGCGATCCCGTTCGGCATGGCCGACTTCGGCGCCCTCAGGTCGGCCCCGGTCGCCGCGCTGCCCACGCCCTTCGCGTTCGGCACGCCCGAGTTCCAGCCCGCCGCGATCCTCTCGCTCTGCCTGGTGATGCTCGTCCTGATGACGGAGTCCAGCGCCGGAATGCTCGCCATCGGCGAGATCTGCGACCGCGAGACCAGCGGCAGGACCATCACCCGCGGCCTGCGCACCGACGGCCTCGCCACCCTTCTCGGCCCCGTCTTCGGCGGCTTCCCCACCTCGGCCTTCGCCCAGAACGTCGGCGTCGTGTCGCTGACCAAGGTGCGCAGCCGCTACGTCGTCGCCGCCGCGGGAGGCGCGCTCCTGGTCCTCGGCGCCTTCCCGGTGCTCGGCGCGGTGGTCTCCACGGTGCCGATGCCGGTCCTCGGCGGCGCGGGCATCGTCCTCTTCGGTTCCATCGCCGTCAGCGGCATCCGTACGCTGTCGGAGGCCGGCCTCGACGACAGCTCGAACATCATCCTGGTCGCCGTCTCGCTCGGCGCGGGGATCGTCCCGCTCGCCGCGCCCACCTTCTACGCCGAATTCCCGGCCTGGGCGCAGACCGTGCTCGGCTCCGGCATCAGCGCGGGCGCCCTGGTGGCCGTATCGCTGAACCTGTTCTTTCACCATCTCGGCACCCGCGGCCGCGCCACCGCCGCCGCGGCACTCAAATCCTCCTAG
- the pucL gene encoding factor-independent urate hydroxylase: protein MPTILGQNQYGKAENRVVKITRDGDTHHIKDLNVSVALSGDLDDVHYNGSNANCLPTDTTKNTCFAFAKEYGIESAEQYGIHLARHFVDSQPSIHRARIRIEEYSWERIAGSDGNSKFIGADEVKHSFVRKGQETRLAQITYDGEKFEVLSGLKDLTVMNSTNSEFWGYIKDKYTTLQEDYDRILATSLSTWWRHNWTSDDQRMPQWEKSYEQSKKHILQAFVETYSLSLQQTLYQMGSRVINNRSEIDEIRFSAPNKHHFRQDLSAFGLENEAKDGAVYYAADRPYGLIEATILRDGCEPHIPVDMTNL from the coding sequence ATGCCCACGATTCTCGGCCAGAACCAGTACGGCAAAGCAGAGAACCGCGTCGTCAAGATCACGCGGGACGGCGACACCCACCACATCAAGGACCTGAACGTCTCCGTCGCCCTCTCCGGCGACCTCGACGACGTCCACTACAACGGCTCGAACGCCAACTGCCTTCCGACGGACACGACGAAGAACACCTGCTTCGCGTTCGCCAAGGAATACGGCATCGAGTCGGCCGAGCAGTACGGCATCCACCTCGCCCGGCACTTCGTGGACAGCCAGCCGTCCATCCACCGCGCGCGCATCCGCATCGAGGAGTACTCCTGGGAGCGCATCGCCGGCTCCGACGGCAACTCCAAGTTCATCGGCGCCGACGAGGTCAAGCACTCCTTCGTCCGCAAGGGCCAGGAGACCCGCCTCGCGCAGATCACGTACGACGGCGAGAAGTTCGAAGTCCTGTCCGGGCTCAAGGACCTGACCGTGATGAACTCCACGAACTCCGAGTTCTGGGGCTACATCAAGGACAAGTACACGACGCTCCAGGAGGACTACGACCGCATCCTCGCCACGTCCCTGTCGACGTGGTGGCGGCACAACTGGACCTCCGACGACCAGCGCATGCCGCAGTGGGAGAAGTCCTACGAGCAGTCCAAGAAGCACATCCTCCAGGCGTTCGTGGAGACGTACTCGCTCTCGCTCCAGCAGACGCTGTACCAAATGGGTTCGCGGGTCATCAACAACCGCAGCGAGATCGACGAGATCCGCTTCTCCGCGCCCAACAAGCACCACTTCCGGCAGGACCTCTCCGCCTTCGGTCTGGAGAACGAAGCCAAGGACGGCGCCGTGTACTACGCGGCCGACCGCCCCTACGGCCTGATCGAGGCCACCATCCTGCGCGACGGCTGCGAGCCGCACATCCCGGTCGACATGACCAACCTCTGA